The following coding sequences are from one Ctenopharyngodon idella isolate HZGC_01 chromosome 17, HZGC01, whole genome shotgun sequence window:
- the ctage5 gene encoding titin homolog isoform X2: MDIEENHVEEKTNSGTFSWIRGELTNAFGFGNKDRKTDTIENPTNDKDTSSQQSSSWTSMGGDVLGFSEDNTPAATKPEAEMADENTNMEDQSILNASQKMDVDDKIQGDENNPDDSVENEDGPMENMRSDNEKVEEQTGWHGNMYNRITNLYKEEKTKPVDDDGGKESLSEEGSPGFASNIENIETKESESSSQSIFSVSGLTSVLKLPFQADTVVKRDEEKTAKEEDPGKKDFDEEQNNNEDQEEGMLTDIDEQDSNPIDNDVLSETQSLSDKTKDSIAFDSTEESSMTEDSTDKSADNSNEEVKSANNADVLEGEVEQDMRDVQSDEEKSTKEVDSGKEDFLEQQKLKKEEMSDVDEQESTPKDVDLISETQALSDETMTLKDSDDIIKIDVFSQESNTQNDDVKSANNSADEVIQSKTNCSNRTVSSDDISEDRLTQSLSDQDNLDTIKQQESDYDKISTETDIYYELHDQKTQESNVSDLSRFVTISQSVNADVNSELNVDALSEYINENKLAEDDQGTSKEDDELVMERNNELVMDKNNELVMEKNDKLVKDRNDELVKDRKDELAMDKNDELVKDRKDELVKDRNDEIVMDKNYELVMDKNDKLVKDRNDELDKDKNDELVKDRNDELVKDRNDELVKDKNDELVMDRNDELVKDKNDELVMDKNDELVMDKNDKLDKDRNDELVKDKNDELVMDKNDKLVKDRNDELVKDKNDELVKDRNDELDKDRNDELVKDKNDELVKDRNDELVKDRNDELVKDKNDELVKDKNDELVMDKNDKLVKDRNDELVKDKNDELVKDRNDELVKDRNDELVKDKNDELVMDKNDELVMDKNDKLDKDRNDELVKDKNDKLVKDRKDELVMDRNDELGMDKNYELAKNRNDELVMDKNDKLDKNRNDELVMDKNDKLDKDRNDELVKDKNDELVMDKNDKLVKDRNDELVKDKNDELVKDRNDELDKDRNDELVKDKNDELVKDRNDELVKDRNDELVKDKNDELVKDKNDELVMDKNDKLVKDRNDELVKDKNDELVKDRNDELVKDRNDELVKDKNDELVMDKNDELVMDKNDKLDKDRNDELVKDKNDELVMDKNDKLVKDRKDELVMDRNDELGMDKNYELAKNRNDELVMDKNDKLDKNRNDELVMDKNDKLDKDRNDELVKDRNDELVKDRNDDLFMDRCEAQLDEALSKDMFHEEKLSDSEALEMSSKHKLDTKISPLDEGTSRIPTLGTDELAVISEENIHSDLESNSALNATDDEMDNTSDSHDVLLEIQTAGTSIVKDTDSEGKNADEVVVNGERKDLGRVSEPTENYFETKELKGDTQITIETLIEETHTKSPSLNTSNGSPDSEDGGHDLSLPENADTDEILNVISTEDSGDYTSSEETKLTDDFFSENDPVQDGNINNMLDQNQSVEHKEETDTANKNQTDSESVTKREESDTGATWDQKEDNDMAVQSEDKEKQGDEEQTGSPEIQDKKTFIHSTETSKEYTNLYPHLSEQNIQDLLDLFGDHKLSWLDSKIGNTDAGQDNEDLDELSDFEQLLEYHMKMNTKLGHIQQDNGFPGKNNIKEYPALQKLFTLLSTLREKYSPVITEVSVESPGISEDDCVHEACLDVNKNTLISSTELKNNQVTKDRSDINDSSNPQNEPVNEEKHLSANIDNVEDVQTDEQEIRKHEDWISSEIRKATSQNHGLISEEQVESQNGEWQFYQMAIFVEVTVNEIASIVDKVVSSLPDDIRPGPDLYGLPWEAVVFTGFLGLFTLLLFSCRFIHSVKSRLYASKEKQMAHKVAELLDEKCKVLETFSEVKQRFDKLESALQNNGVSAQAAEKDSVEVASQKLEQSNAQMKKEIKRLQEELSQQNKARKQQEDQLAELEQILSNLEEEAKDRKSQLEQDNTTLKIHEINTERLQKNLQAAKEEHAMLLESKAQLVQEAEGWGERLGELEEEMKMCERSHSGMLEDCTNKDERIKSLTECLLKMRDWDSEDESSVDGSTNTAGTENGDSSEFHKKQKVQKLIEAAKMSADLKSMEEDKNRVFAKLADEIKAKEDLHEGIKQLEEQKEVLESESANYSSESQKLQQKLQIMTEMYQENELKLHRMLTVEEKERSQKEEKLNKAGKKISLTAEELITYRQRAKDLEEELDRTSQAYKNQITSHEKKAHDNWLAARAADRDLADVKRENANLRQKLTDAQFKVDILEKDVREGRPLFRGERSPYGPSPLGRPSSETRAFLSPPTLMDGPPRLSPQFMGPGRGHPLPDPGLPYRRPPPGPYSMGPLPHRPPLPPEPYFDDKSDPSFLRNSSSISENESRDGPHSMTGDMRLPPDPDSRMGPPPGPPLMGIPPPMDPRDPRFLHRGPYGPPEFFLPRGPGVPPIGMRGPLPPGMFPRAPMPLPQHMGYLPPRPPPDSFHPGPPPRPSPPGSEQPPNQSPSPHDVI; encoded by the exons ATGGATATTGAGGAGAACCACGTGGAGGAGAAGACGAACTCTGGAACATTTAGTTGGATCAGGGGTGAACTGACCAATGCTTTTGGATTTGGAAACAAGGATCGAAAGACTGACACTATTGAGAACCCAACAAATGATAAAGACACCTCATCTCAGCAGTCTAGCTCCTGGACAAGTATGGGTGGAGATGTCTTGGGCTTTAGTGAAGACAATACTCCAGCTGCAACTAAACCTGAAGCTGAGATGGCAgatgaaaacacaaacatggaGGACCAAAGCATTCTTAACGCCAGTCAGAAAATGGATGTGGATGACAAAATACAGGGAGATGAAAACAACCCAGATGACAGTGTGGAGAATGAGGATGGTCCCATGGAGAACATGAGATCAGACAATGAAAAAGTAGAGGAACAGACGGGGTGGCATGGCAACATGTACAACAGAATAACAAACCTTTACAAAGAAGAGAAAACTAAACCAGTTGACGATGATGGAGGCAAAGAAAGTTTGTCTGAGGAAGGAAGCCCTGGATTTGCTTCCAATATTGAGAACATTGAAACCAAAGAGTCAGAATCAAGCTCACAGTCTATATTTTCAGTCAGCGGTCTGACATCAGTGCTTAAACTTCCATTTCAGGCAGACACGGTAGTAAAGAGAGATGAGGAAAAGACAGCAAAGGAAGAAGATCCAGGTAAGAAAGACTTTGATGAGGAACAAAATAATAACGAGGATCAAGAAGAAGGAATGTTGACTGATATTGATGAGCAGGACTCAAACCCAATAGACAATGATGTACTTAGTGAAACTCAGTCGCTGTCTGATAAAACAAAAGATAGCATTGCGTTTGATAGCACTGAAGAATCTAGTATGACAGAAGACAGCACAGACAAGTCAGCAGATAATTCAAATGAAGAAGTTAAAAGTGCAAACAATGCTGATGTTTTAGAGGGAGAGGTGGAGCAAGATATGCGAGATGTGCAAAGTGATGAGGAAAAGTCAACAAAGGAGGTAGATTCAGGTAAGGAGGACTTTCTTGAGCAACAGAAGTTGAAAAAGGAAGAAATGTCTGATGTTGACGAGCAAGAATCAACCCCAAAGGATGTTGATTTAATTAGTGAAACTCAGGCACTATCCGATGAAACAATGACTTTAAAAGACAGTGATGACATTATAAAAATAGATGTCTTTTCTCAAGAATCTAACACCCAAAATGATGATGTTAAGTCTGCAAATAATTCAGCTGATGAAGTTATTCAGAGCAAAACCAACTGTTCCAACCGGACTGTTTCATCTGATGATATTTCAGAGGACAGGCTGACACAAAGTCTGTCTGATCAAGACAATTTAGACACTATCAAACAGCAAGAAAGTGATTATGATAAAATTAGCACAGAGACAGATATTTATTATGAGTTACATGATCAAAAAACACAAGAATCAAATGTTTCGGATTTGTCCAGATTTGTCACAATTAGTCAAAGTGTAAATGCAGATGTGAATTCGGAACTGAATGTGGATGCATTATCAGaatatattaatgaaaataaattagcTGAGGATGACCAAGGTACTTCGAAAGAAGATGATGAGTTAGTTATGGAAAGAAATAACGAGTTAGTGATGGACAAAAACAATGAGTTAGTTatggaaaaaaatgacaagTTAGTTAAGGACAGAAATGATGAATTAGTTAAGGACAGAAAAGATGAGTTAGCTATGGACAAAAATGACGAGTTAGTTAAGGACAGAAAAGATGAGTTAGTTAAGGACAGAAATGATGAGATAGTTATGGACAAAAATTATGAGTTAGTTATGGACAAAAATGACAAGTTAGTTAAGGACAGAAATGATGAGTTAGATAAGGACAAAAATGATGAGTTAGTTAAGGACAGAAATGATGAGTTAGTTAAGGACAGAAATGATGAGTTAGTTAAGGACAAAAATGATGAGTTAGTTATGGACAGAAATGATGAGTTAGTTAAGGACAAAAATGATGAGTTAGTTATGGACAAAAATGATGAGTTAGTTATGGACAAAAATGACAAGTTAGATAAGGACAGAAATGATGAGTTAGTTAAGGACAAAAATGATGAGTTAGTTATGGACAAAAATGATAAGTTAGTTAAGGACAGAAATGATGAGTTAGTTAAGGACAAAAATGATGAGTTAGTTAAGGACAGAAATGATGAGTTAGATAAGGACAGAAATGATGAGTTAGTTAAGGACAAAAATGATGAGTTAGTTAAGGACAGAAATGATGAGTTAGTTAAGGACAGAAATGATGAGTTAGTTAAGGACAAAAATGATGAGTTAGTTAAGGACAAAAATGATGAGTTAGTTATGGACAAAAATGACAAGTTAGTTAAGGACAGAAATGATGAGTTAGTTAAGGACAAAAATGATGAGTTAGTTAAGGACAGAAATGATGAGTTAGTTAAGGACAGAAATGATGAGTTAGTTAAGGACAAAAATGATGAGTTAGTTATGGACAAAAATGATGAGTTAGTTATGGACAAAAATGACAAGTTAGATAAGGACAGAAATGATGAGTTAGTTAAGGACAAAAATGATAAGTTAGTTAAGGACAGAAAAGATGAGTTAGTTATGGACAGAAATGATGAGTTAGGTATGGACAAAAATTATGAGTTAGCCAAGAACAGAAATGATGAGTTAGTTATGGACAAAAATGACAAGTTAGATAAGAACAGAAATGATGAGTTAGTTATGGACAAAAATGACAAGTTAGATAAGGACAGAAATGATGAGTTAGTTAAGGACAAAAATGATGAGTTAGTTATGGACAAAAATGATAAGTTAGTTAAGGACAGAAATGATGAGTTAGTTAAGGACAAAAATGATGAGTTAGTTAAGGACAGAAATGATGAGTTAGATAAGGACAGAAATGATGAGTTAGTTAAGGACAAAAATGATGAGTTAGTTAAGGACAGAAATGATGAGTTAGTTAAGGACAGAAATGATGAGTTAGTTAAGGACAAAAATGATGAGTTAGTTAAGGACAAAAATGATGAGTTAGTTATGGACAAAAATGACAAGTTAGTTAAGGACAGAAATGATGAGTTAGTTAAGGACAAAAATGATGAGTTAGTTAAGGACAGAAATGATGAGTTAGTTAAGGACAGAAATGATGAGTTAGTTAAGGACAAAAATGATGAGTTAGTTATGGACAAAAATGATGAGTTAGTTATGGACAAAAATGACAAGTTAGATAAGGACAGAAATGATGAGTTAGTTAAGGACAAAAATGATGAGTTAGTTATGGACAAAAATGATAAGTTAGTTAAGGACAGAAAAGATGAGTTAGTTATGGACAGAAATGATGAGTTAGGTATGGACAAAAATTATGAGTTAGCCAAGAACAGAAATGATGAGTTAGTTATGGACAAAAATGACAAGTTAGATAAGAACAGAAATGATGAGTTAGTTATGGACAAAAATGACAAGTTAGATAAGGACAGAAATGATGAGTTAGTTAAGGACAGAAATGATGAGTTAGTTAAGGACAGAAATGATGACTTATTTATGGACAGATGTGAGGCACAATTAGATGAAGCATTATCAAAAGACATGTTTCATGAAGAGAAGTTATCAGATTCAGAAGCTCTTGAAATGAGCAGTAAACATAAATTGGACACAAAAATAAGCCCTCTTGATGAAGGAACTTCTCGTATTCCCACTCTTGGAACAGATGAATTAGCTGTTATTAGTGAAGAAAATATACATTCAGACCTCGAGTCAAATTCAGCCCTAAACGCCACAGATGATGAGATGGATAATACCAGCGACTCGCATGATGTGTTACTGGAGATACAAACAGCAGGTACAAGTATTGTTAAAGATACTGATTCAGAAGGTAAAAATGCAGATGAGGTTGTagtaaatggagagagaaaGGATTTAGGTAGAGTTTCTGAACCTACAGAGAAttattttgaaacaaaagagCTAAAGGGTGACACACAAATCACAATTGAGACTCTGATAGAGGAAACTCACACAAAAAGCCCATCACTAAACACATCTAATGGATCCCCTGATTCAGAAGATGGTGGTCATGATCTCAGTTTGCCAGAAAATGCAGACACTGATGAAATTCTTAACGTCATTAGTACTGAAGACTCAGGTGACTATACCTCTTCAGAAGAAACCAAATTAACAGATGATTTCTTCTCGGAGAATGACCCAGTTCAGGAtggcaatattaataatatgctTGATCAAAATCAGAGTGTTGAACACAAAGAGGAGACTGACACTGCAAATAAGAATCAAACCGATTCAGAAAGTGTCACGAAAAGGGAGGAAAGCGACACAGGTGCCACCTGGGATCAAAAAGAAGATAATGACATGGCGGTGCAGTCAGAAGATAAAGAGAAACAGGGTGATGAAGAACAGACTGGAAGCCCTGAAATTCAAGACAAAAAGACTTTCATCCATTCTACAGAAACTTCTAAAGAATATACAAACTTATATCCTCATTTGAGCGAACAGAATATTCAAGATCTTTTAGATTTATTTGGAGACCACAAGTTATCTTGGCTGGATTCCAAAATAGGAAACACTGATGCGGGTCAAGATAATGAAGATCTTGATGAACTCAGTGACTTTGAACAGCTGTTGGAGTACCATATGAAGATGAACACAAAATTGGGACATATTCAACAAGATAACGGTTTTCCTGGCAAGAATAATATTAAAGAATATCCAGCACTACAAAAACTGTTTACCCTCTTATCTACTCTAAGAGAGAAATATTCACCAGTGATAACAGAAGTCAGTGTAGAAAGCCCAG GGATCAGCGAAGATGACTGTGTTCATGAAGCATGTCTAGATGTGAATAAGAATACACTAATCTCCTCAACAGAGCTAAAAAATAATCAAGTTACCAAAGACAGATCTGATATAAATGATTCGAGCAATCCTCAAAATGAGCCAGTCAATGAGGAGAAGCACCTTTCAGCGAATATAGATAATGTGGAGGATGTTCAGACTGATGAGCAGGAAATAAGAAAGCATGAGGATTGGATATCTTCTGAAATCAGGAAAGCTACTTCCCAAAACCATGGTCTGATCTCTGAGGAGCAAGTTGAATCACAGAACG GTGAATGGCAATTTTACCAAATGGCGATTTTTGTTGAAGTCACAGTTAATGAAATTGCATCTATAGTGGACAAG GTTGTGTCTTCACTTCCTGATGATATCAGGCCTGGTCCTGACTTATATGGACTTCCATGGGAAGCTGTGGTTTTCACTGGATTTTTAGGTTTATTCACACTGCTTCTGTTCAGCTGCAGGTTCATTCATTCT GTCAAAAGTCGACTATATGCAA GTAAAGAGAAGCAAATGGCACATAAAGTGGCTGAACTGCTTGATGAAAAGTGCAAGGTGCTGGAGACATTCAGTGAAGTAAAACAGAGG TTTGACAAACTAGAGTCCGCACTGCAGAACAATGGCGTGTCTGCTCAAGCTGCAGAAAAAGACAGTGTAGAG GTGGCATCACAGAAACTTGAACAATCAAATGCTCAGATGAAAAAGGAAATTAAGAGGCTACAAGAAGAGCTGTCCcaacaaaacaaagcaagaAAACAACAAGAGGATCAG CTTGCTGAACTCGAACAGATTTTAAGTAATTTAGAAGAGGAGGCTAAGGATCGAAAGTCACAGTTAGAACAG GACAACACAACACTGAAGATCCATGAGATCAACACAGAGAGACTACAGAAAAACCTGCAGGCAGCCAAAGAAGAGCATGCAATGTTGCTTGAGAGTAAAGCACAG CTGGTGCAAGAAGCAGAGGGCTGGGGTGAACGTCTCGGTGAGCTGGAGGAGGAGATGAAAATGTGTGAAAGATCTCATTCTGGCATGCTGGAGGACTGCACTAATAAAGATGAACGCATCAAG TCACTGACAGAGTGCCTTTTGAAGATGCGAGATTGGGATTCTGAGGACGAGAGCAGCGTTGATGGCAGCACTAATACAGCTGGAACTGAGAATGGTGACAGTTCAG AGTTCCATAAGAAGCAAAAAGTACAGAAACTCATTGAAGCAGCCAAG ATGAGTGCAGACTTAAAGTCCATGGAGGAGGACAAAAACAGGGTGTTCGCCAAACTCGCAGATGAAATTAAAGCCAAAGAAGATCTCCATG AGGGGATCAAACAACTTGAGGAGCAGAAGGAGGTGTTGGAGTCGGAGAGTGCCAACTATTCTAGTGAAAGCCAGAAACTCCAGCAGAAACTTCAGATCATGACAGAGATGTACCAAGAGAATGAACTCAAACTACACAG GATGTTGACGGTGGAGGAGAAGGAGCGCTCACAGAAGGAGGAGAAGCTCAACAAGGCAGGCAAAAAGATCAGTCTCACTGCAGAGGAGCTCATCACTTATAG ACAGCGAGCCAAAGACCTAGAGGAGGAACTGGACCGGACTTCACAGGCTTATAAGAATCAG aTTACATCTCATGAGAAAAAGGCTCATGATAACTGG CTAGCCGCAAGGGCAGCGGATCGAGACCTGGCTGATGTCAAGAGAGAAAACGCAAATCTCCGCCAGAA GCTGACTGATGCCCAGTTTAAAGTCGATATTCTTGAAAAGGATGTACGAGAGGGCAGACCTTTATTTAGAG GTGAAAGATCTCCATATGGACCCTCTCCTCTTGGCCGACCATCCTCAGAAACACGGGCCTTCCTGTCCCCTCCTACACTAATGGACGGCCCCCCTCGACTCTCACCCCAGTTTATGGGTCCAGGCAGAG GTCACCCTCTCCCAGATCCAGGTTTGCCATACAGGAGGCCTCCTCCAGGTCCGTATTCTATGGGTCCTTTGCCTCATAGACCTCCACTTCCTCCTGAGCCATACTTTGATGACAAATCAG ATCCATCATTTTTAAGAAACAGCTCATCTATCAGTGAGAATGAGAGCAGAGAT GGACCTCACTCGATGACTGGTGACATGAGATTGCCCCCTGACCCAGATTCAAGAATGGGACCTCCTCCTGGTCCCCCGTTGATGGGAATACCTCCACCGATGGACCCTAGGGACCCACGTTTCCTACACAGGGGCCCTTATGGACCTCCGGAGTTCTTTCTCCCTCGTGGGCCTGGAGTTCCCCCCATTGGCA TGCGAGGGCCACTTCCCCCTGGGATGTTTCCCAGAGCTCCAATGCCGCTCCCTCAACATATGGGCTATCTGCCACCAAGACCTCCACCTGACAGTTTCCACCCTGGACCGCCTCCCAGACCCTCCCCACCAGGCAGCGAGCAGCCACCCAACCAGTCGCCCTCTCCTCATGATGTCATCTGA
- the ctage5 gene encoding cTAGE family member 2 isoform X5 produces the protein MDIEENHVEEKTNSGTFSWIRGELTNAFGFGNKDRKTDTIENPTNDKDTSSQQSSSWTSMGGDVLGFSEDNTPAATKPEAEMADENTNMEDQSILNASQKMDVDDKIQGDENNPDDSVENEDGPMENMRSDNEKVEEQTGWHGNMYNRITNLYKEEKTKPVDDDGGKESLSEEGSPGFASNIENIETKESESSSQSIFSVSGLTSVLKLPFQADTVVKRDEEKTAKEEDPGISEDDCVHEACLDVNKNTLISSTELKNNQVTKDRSDINDSSNPQNEPVNEEKHLSANIDNVEDVQTDEQEIRKHEDWISSEIRKATSQNHGLISEEQVESQNGEWQFYQMAIFVEVTVNEIASIVDKVVSSLPDDIRPGPDLYGLPWEAVVFTGFLGLFTLLLFSCRFIHSVKSRLYASKEKQMAHKVAELLDEKCKVLETFSEVKQRFDKLESALQNNGVSAQAAEKDSVEVASQKLEQSNAQMKKEIKRLQEELSQQNKARKQQEDQLAELEQILSNLEEEAKDRKSQLEQDNTTLKIHEINTERLQKNLQAAKEEHAMLLESKAQLVQEAEGWGERLGELEEEMKMCERSHSGMLEDCTNKDERIKSLTECLLKMRDWDSEDESSVDGSTNTAGTENGDSSEFHKKQKVQKLIEAAKMSADLKSMEEDKNRVFAKLADEIKAKEDLHEGIKQLEEQKEVLESESANYSSESQKLQQKLQIMTEMYQENELKLHRMLTVEEKERSQKEEKLNKAGKKISLTAEELITYRQRAKDLEEELDRTSQAYKNQITSHEKKAHDNWLAARAADRDLADVKRENANLRQKLTDAQFKVDILEKDVREGRPLFRGERSPYGPSPLGRPSSETRAFLSPPTLMDGPPRLSPQFMGPGRASRGLVEPPSGGPDFERSGPHSDSGSLSPSWDRERRGPPAPPGHPLPDPGLPYRRPPPGPYSMGPLPHRPPLPPEPYFDDKSDPSFLRNSSSISENESRDGPHSMTGDMRLPPDPDSRMGPPPGPPLMGIPPPMDPRDPRFLHRGPYGPPEFFLPRGPGVPPIGMRGPLPPGMFPRAPMPLPQHMGYLPPRPPPDSFHPGPPPRPSPPGSEQPPNQSPSPHDVI, from the exons ATGGATATTGAGGAGAACCACGTGGAGGAGAAGACGAACTCTGGAACATTTAGTTGGATCAGGGGTGAACTGACCAATGCTTTTGGATTTGGAAACAAGGATCGAAAGACTGACACTATTGAGAACCCAACAAATGATAAAGACACCTCATCTCAGCAGTCTAGCTCCTGGACAAGTATGGGTGGAGATGTCTTGGGCTTTAGTGAAGACAATACTCCAGCTGCAACTAAACCTGAAGCTGAGATGGCAgatgaaaacacaaacatggaGGACCAAAGCATTCTTAACGCCAGTCAGAAAATGGATGTGGATGACAAAATACAGGGAGATGAAAACAACCCAGATGACAGTGTGGAGAATGAGGATGGTCCCATGGAGAACATGAGATCAGACAATGAAAAAGTAGAGGAACAGACGGGGTGGCATGGCAACATGTACAACAGAATAACAAACCTTTACAAAGAAGAGAAAACTAAACCAGTTGACGATGATGGAGGCAAAGAAAGTTTGTCTGAGGAAGGAAGCCCTGGATTTGCTTCCAATATTGAGAACATTGAAACCAAAGAGTCAGAATCAAGCTCACAGTCTATATTTTCAGTCAGCGGTCTGACATCAGTGCTTAAACTTCCATTTCAGGCAGACACGGTAGTAAAGAGAGATGAGGAAAAGACAGCAAAGGAAGAAGATCCAG GGATCAGCGAAGATGACTGTGTTCATGAAGCATGTCTAGATGTGAATAAGAATACACTAATCTCCTCAACAGAGCTAAAAAATAATCAAGTTACCAAAGACAGATCTGATATAAATGATTCGAGCAATCCTCAAAATGAGCCAGTCAATGAGGAGAAGCACCTTTCAGCGAATATAGATAATGTGGAGGATGTTCAGACTGATGAGCAGGAAATAAGAAAGCATGAGGATTGGATATCTTCTGAAATCAGGAAAGCTACTTCCCAAAACCATGGTCTGATCTCTGAGGAGCAAGTTGAATCACAGAACG GTGAATGGCAATTTTACCAAATGGCGATTTTTGTTGAAGTCACAGTTAATGAAATTGCATCTATAGTGGACAAG GTTGTGTCTTCACTTCCTGATGATATCAGGCCTGGTCCTGACTTATATGGACTTCCATGGGAAGCTGTGGTTTTCACTGGATTTTTAGGTTTATTCACACTGCTTCTGTTCAGCTGCAGGTTCATTCATTCT GTCAAAAGTCGACTATATGCAA GTAAAGAGAAGCAAATGGCACATAAAGTGGCTGAACTGCTTGATGAAAAGTGCAAGGTGCTGGAGACATTCAGTGAAGTAAAACAGAGG TTTGACAAACTAGAGTCCGCACTGCAGAACAATGGCGTGTCTGCTCAAGCTGCAGAAAAAGACAGTGTAGAG GTGGCATCACAGAAACTTGAACAATCAAATGCTCAGATGAAAAAGGAAATTAAGAGGCTACAAGAAGAGCTGTCCcaacaaaacaaagcaagaAAACAACAAGAGGATCAG CTTGCTGAACTCGAACAGATTTTAAGTAATTTAGAAGAGGAGGCTAAGGATCGAAAGTCACAGTTAGAACAG GACAACACAACACTGAAGATCCATGAGATCAACACAGAGAGACTACAGAAAAACCTGCAGGCAGCCAAAGAAGAGCATGCAATGTTGCTTGAGAGTAAAGCACAG CTGGTGCAAGAAGCAGAGGGCTGGGGTGAACGTCTCGGTGAGCTGGAGGAGGAGATGAAAATGTGTGAAAGATCTCATTCTGGCATGCTGGAGGACTGCACTAATAAAGATGAACGCATCAAG TCACTGACAGAGTGCCTTTTGAAGATGCGAGATTGGGATTCTGAGGACGAGAGCAGCGTTGATGGCAGCACTAATACAGCTGGAACTGAGAATGGTGACAGTTCAG AGTTCCATAAGAAGCAAAAAGTACAGAAACTCATTGAAGCAGCCAAG ATGAGTGCAGACTTAAAGTCCATGGAGGAGGACAAAAACAGGGTGTTCGCCAAACTCGCAGATGAAATTAAAGCCAAAGAAGATCTCCATG AGGGGATCAAACAACTTGAGGAGCAGAAGGAGGTGTTGGAGTCGGAGAGTGCCAACTATTCTAGTGAAAGCCAGAAACTCCAGCAGAAACTTCAGATCATGACAGAGATGTACCAAGAGAATGAACTCAAACTACACAG GATGTTGACGGTGGAGGAGAAGGAGCGCTCACAGAAGGAGGAGAAGCTCAACAAGGCAGGCAAAAAGATCAGTCTCACTGCAGAGGAGCTCATCACTTATAG ACAGCGAGCCAAAGACCTAGAGGAGGAACTGGACCGGACTTCACAGGCTTATAAGAATCAG aTTACATCTCATGAGAAAAAGGCTCATGATAACTGG CTAGCCGCAAGGGCAGCGGATCGAGACCTGGCTGATGTCAAGAGAGAAAACGCAAATCTCCGCCAGAA GCTGACTGATGCCCAGTTTAAAGTCGATATTCTTGAAAAGGATGTACGAGAGGGCAGACCTTTATTTAGAG GTGAAAGATCTCCATATGGACCCTCTCCTCTTGGCCGACCATCCTCAGAAACACGGGCCTTCCTGTCCCCTCCTACACTAATGGACGGCCCCCCTCGACTCTCACCCCAGTTTATGGGTCCAGGCAGAG CATCCCGAGGCCTGGTAGAGCCCCCTAGTGGTGGGCCAGACTTTGAGCGCAGTGGCCCTCACTCTGATAGTGGCTCACTGTCTCCCTCCTGGGACAGGGAACGCAGGGGCCCTCCCGCCCCTCCAG GTCACCCTCTCCCAGATCCAGGTTTGCCATACAGGAGGCCTCCTCCAGGTCCGTATTCTATGGGTCCTTTGCCTCATAGACCTCCACTTCCTCCTGAGCCATACTTTGATGACAAATCAG ATCCATCATTTTTAAGAAACAGCTCATCTATCAGTGAGAATGAGAGCAGAGAT GGACCTCACTCGATGACTGGTGACATGAGATTGCCCCCTGACCCAGATTCAAGAATGGGACCTCCTCCTGGTCCCCCGTTGATGGGAATACCTCCACCGATGGACCCTAGGGACCCACGTTTCCTACACAGGGGCCCTTATGGACCTCCGGAGTTCTTTCTCCCTCGTGGGCCTGGAGTTCCCCCCATTGGCA TGCGAGGGCCACTTCCCCCTGGGATGTTTCCCAGAGCTCCAATGCCGCTCCCTCAACATATGGGCTATCTGCCACCAAGACCTCCACCTGACAGTTTCCACCCTGGACCGCCTCCCAGACCCTCCCCACCAGGCAGCGAGCAGCCACCCAACCAGTCGCCCTCTCCTCATGATGTCATCTGA